Proteins from a genomic interval of Streptomyces fodineus:
- the infA gene encoding translation initiation factor IF-1, with translation MARNSGGVDVEGIVVECLRNATFKVELDNGHQVLAHISGKIRKNFIKIMLHDRVLVELSPYDLTRGRIRFRYRT, from the coding sequence ATGGCAAGAAATTCGGGTGGTGTCGACGTCGAAGGTATCGTCGTCGAATGTCTGCGCAACGCTACCTTCAAGGTCGAGCTGGACAACGGCCACCAGGTTCTCGCACACATCAGCGGGAAGATCCGCAAGAACTTCATCAAGATCATGCTGCATGACCGAGTGCTGGTGGAGCTCAGCCCGTACGACCTCACCCGTGGCCGGATTCGCTTCCGCTACCGGACATGA
- a CDS encoding DsbA family protein, with protein MSETATSPVPESGRIPVDFWFDPMCPWAWITSRWVLEVVELRDIEVRWHIMSLAVLNENKGDELPTSHREMIAAKSWPSVRVVTAAWQKYGADVLGPLYTALGTRIHDNGEGPTREAIAGALADAGLPAELIEYAGQQDFEFDAELRASHQEGIEKVGQDVGIPVIALPGPDGEQIAFFGPVVTPAPKGEEAARLWDGAVAVASVPGFYEIKRTRTRGPVFG; from the coding sequence ATGTCCGAGACCGCGACCTCGCCCGTGCCCGAGTCCGGCCGAATCCCCGTCGACTTCTGGTTCGACCCGATGTGCCCGTGGGCCTGGATCACCTCCCGCTGGGTGCTGGAAGTGGTCGAGCTCCGCGACATCGAGGTCCGCTGGCACATCATGAGCCTCGCCGTCCTCAACGAGAACAAGGGCGACGAACTGCCCACCTCCCACCGGGAGATGATCGCGGCCAAGTCGTGGCCGTCGGTGCGCGTGGTCACGGCGGCCTGGCAGAAGTACGGCGCGGACGTCCTCGGCCCGCTCTACACGGCGCTCGGCACCCGCATCCACGACAACGGCGAGGGCCCGACCCGCGAGGCCATCGCCGGTGCCCTCGCGGACGCCGGCCTGCCCGCCGAGCTGATCGAGTACGCCGGGCAGCAGGACTTCGAGTTCGACGCCGAGCTGCGCGCCTCGCACCAGGAGGGCATCGAGAAGGTCGGCCAGGACGTCGGCATCCCGGTCATCGCGCTGCCGGGCCCGGACGGCGAGCAGATCGCCTTCTTCGGCCCGGTCGTCACCCCCGCCCCGAAGGGCGAGGAGGCGGCCCGGCTGTGGGACGGCGCGGTCGCCGTGGCCTCGGTGCCGGGCTTCTATGAAATCAAGCGGACCCGTACGCGCGGGCCCGTCTTCGGCTGA
- a CDS encoding cytochrome P450: MTRTPVSPETLDELDLADPVLHAEHELGEVWRRLRSERPYYWHPPRGDQPGFWVLSRHADAMSVYRKKEFFTTERGNALPTLLTGGDSASGSMLAVTDGDKHTQLRNILNAAFSQRRLARIRDAIRKTIDELIIAAMEKPECDFVHEVSANIPLGAICGLMDVPDEDRRYLLGLTSHAWSSDYADAPAEENWRAKSEILLYFADLAETRRGNDDADDVVSLLANCRINGERLSDADLMSNCYGLIIGGDETGRHAISGGLKTLIEHPDQWRALKEGTVGLDTAANEILRWTVPSLHGGRTATGDIQIGDQLIAKGDIVSVWISSANRDENVFADPDRFALDRTPNKHLTFAFGSHLCLGHVLARIEVEEVLDSLRTLVAHAEQSAPESWIYSSILHGMSSLPAVLTPEPRPRA; this comes from the coding sequence ATGACTCGCACGCCGGTCAGTCCTGAGACGCTGGACGAACTCGATCTCGCCGATCCGGTGCTGCACGCCGAGCACGAACTGGGCGAGGTGTGGCGGCGGTTGCGTTCGGAGCGGCCCTATTACTGGCACCCGCCGCGTGGGGATCAGCCCGGTTTCTGGGTGCTCTCCCGCCATGCGGACGCGATGTCGGTGTACCGGAAGAAGGAATTCTTCACCACGGAGCGGGGCAACGCCCTGCCGACGCTTCTGACCGGCGGCGACTCGGCCTCGGGCTCGATGCTGGCGGTCACCGACGGGGACAAGCACACCCAGCTGCGCAACATCCTCAACGCGGCGTTCTCCCAGCGCCGGCTGGCCCGTATCCGGGACGCGATCCGCAAGACCATCGACGAGCTGATCATCGCGGCGATGGAGAAGCCGGAGTGCGACTTCGTGCACGAGGTGTCCGCGAACATCCCCCTCGGCGCGATCTGCGGCCTGATGGACGTCCCCGACGAAGACCGCCGCTATCTGCTCGGCCTCACCTCGCACGCGTGGAGCTCGGACTACGCCGACGCACCCGCCGAGGAGAACTGGCGGGCCAAGAGCGAGATCCTGCTCTACTTCGCCGACCTGGCCGAGACCCGTCGCGGCAACGACGACGCCGACGACGTCGTCAGCCTGCTGGCCAACTGCCGCATCAACGGGGAACGGCTCAGCGACGCGGACCTGATGTCCAACTGCTACGGACTCATCATCGGCGGCGACGAAACCGGACGGCACGCCATCTCCGGCGGCCTCAAGACCCTCATCGAACACCCCGACCAGTGGCGGGCGCTCAAGGAAGGCACCGTCGGACTCGACACCGCCGCCAACGAGATCCTGCGCTGGACCGTGCCCTCACTCCACGGCGGGCGCACCGCCACCGGTGACATCCAGATCGGCGACCAGCTCATCGCCAAGGGTGACATCGTCAGCGTCTGGATCTCCTCGGCCAACCGCGACGAGAACGTCTTCGCCGATCCCGATCGCTTCGCCCTCGACCGCACCCCCAACAAGCACCTCACCTTCGCCTTCGGCTCGCACCTGTGCCTCGGCCACGTCCTGGCCCGCATCGAGGTCGAGGAAGTGCTCGACTCCCTGCGCACCCTCGTCGCCCACGCCGAACAGAGCGCTCCCGAAAGCTGGATCTACTCCAGCATCCTCCACGGCATGAGCTCCCTGCCCGCCGTCCTCACCCCCGAACCCCGGCCGCGAGCCTGA
- a CDS encoding bifunctional 3-(3-hydroxy-phenyl)propionate/3-hydroxycinnamic acid hydroxylase — MSATSEQPTDVVVVGCGPSGAVLALLLARKGRHVVVVERHRAVFPLPRATSFDGESARLLAATGIGERLPAISTPATGYRWRGGSGQTLLDIAFDRSGRYGWPDASTMHQPALEELLAAELAAQPTVTVHRGLRVVDVTQTETTVTATAEDEDGATTTYHGRWLVGCDGANSEVRDRAGVSVTDLGFSYEWLLCDVRLHQPREFVPTNVQLCDPQRPTTLVGSGPGRRRWEFMRLPGESSAELNDPATAWRLLEPHGVTPDNATLLRSGSYRSRAMWADQWRWGRVFLAGDAAHLMPPFAGQGMCSGIRDVSNLAWKLDLVLAGRASGQLLDTYTVERRGHTKAAITASVKLGRVICVTDPSAAADRDAAMSASGAGRTTRAPEAVALTAGLLQPAAGGRGGGEVIVAGRVEVDGVTGRFDDLVGRGFVLVTTEAPDALDGRARALLSGIDAKVAHLTPAGQGPPPGRVGDVDGVYHAWLAARNASSVLVRPDFHVYGSAGPGGVVELVDGLRRQLNGD, encoded by the coding sequence ATGTCCGCCACGTCCGAGCAGCCGACGGACGTCGTCGTCGTCGGCTGCGGTCCGAGCGGGGCCGTACTCGCGCTCCTGCTGGCCCGCAAGGGCCGGCACGTCGTCGTGGTCGAGCGGCACCGTGCAGTCTTTCCGCTGCCCCGCGCCACCAGTTTCGACGGGGAGAGCGCCCGCTTGCTCGCGGCCACCGGAATCGGCGAGCGACTGCCGGCGATCTCGACCCCGGCGACCGGGTACCGCTGGCGCGGCGGCAGCGGGCAGACCCTGCTGGACATCGCGTTCGACCGGAGCGGACGCTACGGCTGGCCGGACGCGAGCACGATGCACCAGCCCGCGCTGGAGGAACTGCTCGCCGCCGAGCTGGCGGCCCAGCCCACCGTGACCGTGCACCGTGGCCTGCGGGTCGTCGACGTCACGCAGACCGAGACCACCGTCACCGCGACAGCCGAGGACGAGGACGGCGCGACCACCACCTACCACGGCCGCTGGCTCGTCGGCTGCGACGGCGCGAACAGCGAAGTCCGCGACCGCGCCGGGGTCTCGGTCACCGACCTGGGGTTCTCCTACGAGTGGCTGCTGTGCGACGTGCGGCTGCACCAGCCACGGGAGTTCGTCCCCACCAACGTGCAGTTGTGCGACCCACAGCGGCCCACGACACTCGTCGGCAGCGGCCCCGGACGCCGCCGCTGGGAGTTCATGCGGCTGCCCGGTGAGTCCTCCGCCGAACTGAACGACCCCGCCACCGCGTGGCGGCTGCTCGAACCGCACGGCGTCACACCGGACAACGCCACGCTGCTGCGCAGCGGCAGCTACCGGTCCCGCGCGATGTGGGCCGACCAGTGGCGGTGGGGCCGGGTCTTCCTCGCCGGGGACGCGGCCCACCTCATGCCGCCGTTCGCCGGGCAGGGCATGTGCTCGGGCATCCGCGACGTCAGCAACCTGGCGTGGAAACTCGATCTGGTGCTCGCCGGCCGGGCATCCGGGCAGCTGCTCGACACCTACACCGTCGAACGGCGCGGCCACACCAAGGCCGCCATCACGGCGTCGGTCAAGCTCGGCCGGGTCATCTGTGTGACCGACCCGTCCGCCGCGGCCGACCGTGACGCGGCGATGTCCGCGAGCGGAGCCGGGCGTACGACCCGGGCGCCGGAGGCGGTGGCGCTGACCGCCGGGCTGCTCCAGCCCGCCGCCGGCGGCCGAGGCGGCGGTGAGGTCATCGTCGCGGGCCGGGTCGAGGTGGACGGCGTCACCGGCCGCTTCGACGATCTGGTGGGGCGGGGCTTCGTCCTCGTGACGACCGAGGCACCGGACGCGCTGGACGGGCGGGCGCGTGCCCTGCTGTCCGGGATCGATGCGAAGGTCGCCCATCTGACGCCCGCGGGCCAAGGACCGCCACCCGGCCGGGTGGGCGACGTGGACGGCGTCTACCACGCCTGGCTGGCCGCCCGGAATGCGTCGTCGGTTCTCGTCCGGCCGGACTTCCACGTCTACGGCAGCGCCGGCCCGGGCGGCGTGGTGGAACTCGTCGACGGCCTGCGGCGGCAGCTGAACGGCGACTGA
- a CDS encoding arylamine N-acetyltransferase family protein: protein MYDLHVYLRRLGYDSERDGLPAPDLATLTALHKRHMEAIPFNSVGSLAVPTPSGEPVDLVDFDEDATFDAVVAAGNGGGCVQMTRLFLRLLRDLGFEVDLIAGTTAEGAESYGVDVEHMLMLARVDGASWLVDIGYAGPSFLQPLRLDAAGREQMQFGCRYRLVEDGDGMLVQRRPRLGRWSTVYRFTTKIRDRTDWAQANRAVNAALAAAAGDSGPELYSRAASDGQVVLKGRRHLTVRAGIEKTRTLVDDDEWRAVRSALLDGGLG from the coding sequence ATGTACGACCTTCACGTCTATCTGCGGCGGTTGGGGTACGACAGCGAGCGGGACGGGCTTCCGGCACCCGACCTGGCGACACTCACCGCGCTGCACAAACGGCACATGGAGGCGATCCCGTTCAACAGCGTGGGCTCGCTGGCCGTGCCGACGCCGAGCGGCGAGCCGGTCGATCTCGTCGACTTCGACGAGGACGCGACCTTCGACGCCGTGGTCGCCGCGGGCAACGGCGGCGGCTGCGTGCAGATGACCCGGCTGTTCCTGCGGCTGCTGCGCGATCTCGGTTTCGAGGTCGATCTGATCGCCGGCACCACGGCCGAAGGAGCGGAGTCCTACGGCGTCGACGTCGAGCACATGCTCATGCTGGCCCGCGTCGACGGCGCTTCCTGGCTGGTCGACATCGGCTATGCCGGGCCGTCGTTCCTTCAGCCGCTTCGCCTCGATGCGGCGGGCCGGGAACAGATGCAGTTCGGCTGCCGGTACCGCCTGGTCGAGGACGGTGACGGGATGCTGGTGCAGCGCCGGCCCCGGCTCGGCCGGTGGAGCACGGTCTACCGGTTCACCACCAAGATCCGTGACCGGACCGACTGGGCCCAGGCGAACAGGGCGGTGAACGCGGCGCTGGCCGCGGCCGCCGGGGACAGCGGTCCCGAGCTGTACAGCCGAGCGGCGTCCGACGGCCAGGTGGTGCTGAAGGGCCGGCGTCATCTCACCGTTCGGGCCGGCATCGAGAAGACCCGGACCCTCGTCGACGACGACGAATGGCGGGCGGTCCGCAGCGCCCTTCTGGACGGCGGCCTCGGCTGA
- a CDS encoding phthiocerol/phthiodiolone dimycocerosyl transferase family protein, with amino-acid sequence MYVGEIRTQAVTVCVVRGGVDPELLDAAFSAVLAEHLPLRCRIEKDGEDFYLSPLQPGELPRLRVRPDGPGVQVEEYNKPLHLGGPLARAVLLTGSDEDTVIFGLDHAICDGRTATAFCNRVWQRYGDIQAAAGNWAPEAVPQEFPPALDDLLPPRTDAELDAYVQERLRRAEGAPVASLPYLAAPSAAEVPADRTMNTRRLRLTEAETAGLLAFAKHAGVTVNGLVGAVLLTAVRSGLPADQAGHRLSVFSAVDLRDQVALSRDAMVPTASWYRDLLDVPAGADPVKLGRRITEELRAGIERGDTVLEMQALSRLLRHPQVWPTSLMLTSTGRLAGPPSPKGLEIVDMTKFGLSSKWNPDTPGGPLIAQPTTIYDRFSIEMPYSTQCFTTEQMDRIHDHILTSLRDCADRVPQR; translated from the coding sequence ATGTACGTCGGCGAGATCAGGACGCAGGCCGTGACGGTGTGCGTGGTCCGCGGCGGCGTCGACCCGGAACTGCTGGACGCGGCCTTCTCCGCGGTGCTGGCCGAGCACCTGCCGCTGCGCTGCCGGATCGAGAAGGACGGCGAGGACTTCTACCTGAGTCCGCTTCAGCCGGGCGAGCTGCCGCGGCTGCGGGTCCGGCCCGACGGACCCGGCGTACAGGTGGAGGAGTACAACAAGCCGCTGCATCTCGGTGGCCCGCTGGCGCGTGCCGTGTTGCTGACCGGCTCCGACGAGGACACGGTGATCTTCGGCCTCGACCACGCGATCTGCGACGGCCGTACGGCGACCGCGTTCTGCAACCGGGTGTGGCAGCGCTACGGCGACATCCAGGCCGCCGCGGGGAATTGGGCGCCCGAAGCCGTGCCACAGGAGTTCCCCCCGGCCCTCGATGATCTGCTGCCGCCGCGCACCGATGCCGAACTCGATGCCTACGTCCAGGAACGGCTGCGCCGGGCCGAGGGCGCTCCGGTGGCGTCGCTGCCCTACCTGGCGGCCCCGTCGGCGGCCGAGGTGCCCGCGGACCGCACGATGAACACACGCAGGCTGCGGCTGACCGAGGCCGAGACCGCCGGGCTGCTCGCCTTCGCCAAGCACGCCGGGGTGACGGTGAACGGGCTGGTCGGCGCGGTGCTGCTGACGGCCGTCCGCAGTGGCCTGCCCGCGGACCAGGCCGGCCACCGGCTGTCCGTGTTCTCCGCCGTCGACCTGCGCGACCAGGTGGCGCTCAGCCGGGATGCGATGGTGCCCACGGCCTCCTGGTACCGGGATCTGCTCGACGTCCCCGCCGGTGCCGACCCGGTGAAGCTGGGCCGGCGCATCACCGAGGAGCTGCGCGCCGGCATCGAGCGAGGTGACACGGTCCTGGAGATGCAGGCACTGAGCCGGCTGCTGCGGCACCCGCAGGTGTGGCCCACGAGCCTGATGCTCACCAGTACCGGCAGGCTGGCGGGCCCGCCGTCCCCGAAGGGCCTGGAGATCGTCGACATGACCAAGTTCGGCCTGTCGAGCAAGTGGAACCCGGACACGCCCGGAGGCCCGCTGATCGCCCAGCCGACGACGATCTACGACCGGTTCAGCATCGAAATGCCGTACAGCACCCAGTGCTTCACGACGGAGCAGATGGACCGGATCCACGACCACATCCTGACGTCGTTGCGCGACTGCGCCGACCGAGTGCCGCAGCGGTGA
- a CDS encoding TetR/AcrR family transcriptional regulator — MDVAMGGKRRQRRCNTRQHIQDTALELFAEQGYDKTSLREIAERLGVTKAALYYHFKTKEEIIVSVFRDLTQPIEDLIEWGRRQPDALEAKQEIVRRYSRALADTELLHRFMQENQAAVRELRVGDIFKDQTRRLHEIFVSPGSDLVDQVRCISALVTLHAGTFVMQTRESDPDKRREAVLQVAVEMITQAYQDR, encoded by the coding sequence ATGGACGTCGCCATGGGCGGCAAAAGGCGGCAGCGCCGCTGCAATACCCGCCAGCACATCCAGGACACCGCGCTGGAACTGTTCGCCGAGCAGGGCTACGACAAAACCTCCCTGCGCGAGATCGCCGAGCGTCTCGGCGTCACAAAGGCGGCGCTCTACTACCACTTCAAGACCAAGGAAGAGATCATCGTCAGTGTCTTCAGGGACCTGACGCAGCCGATCGAGGACCTGATCGAGTGGGGCCGGCGCCAGCCGGACGCCCTGGAGGCCAAGCAGGAGATCGTACGGCGCTACAGCCGGGCGCTCGCCGACACGGAACTGCTCCACCGCTTCATGCAGGAGAACCAGGCGGCCGTACGGGAACTGCGCGTCGGCGACATCTTCAAGGACCAGACCCGCCGCCTGCACGAGATCTTCGTCAGCCCCGGGAGTGATCTCGTCGACCAGGTGCGCTGCATCAGCGCCCTCGTCACCCTGCACGCGGGCACCTTCGTCATGCAGACCCGCGAAAGCGACCCCGACAAACGGCGCGAGGCGGTCCTCCAGGTTGCCGTGGAGATGATCACCCAGGCCTACCAGGACAGGTGA
- a CDS encoding NAD(P)H-dependent oxidoreductase translates to MAGGSQESNVAEVAARLSKCPFQSAISSVKVSSRLRILGVSGSLRKESLNSRLLAALRPLAPKDVQIDVFDGLGDLPLYNQDLDVRDGVPEPVRRWRTAISEADGLLLVSPEYNGSIPGVVKNAIDWASRPVVKSALAGKCVVTMAATPGRGLGRGGLADLGRVLHDCHAHVISGPWVVLTEAGDKLSDAEDEKSGTVVPTILDPVTRAIASAQLVALTEAIKGGAGEHAAAPLRAYFAAVRPQS, encoded by the coding sequence ATGGCCGGCGGCTCGCAGGAGAGTAACGTCGCAGAGGTCGCTGCGCGACTGAGTAAGTGCCCTTTCCAGTCTGCGATTTCGAGCGTGAAGGTGAGTAGTAGGTTGCGCATTCTTGGTGTTTCGGGATCGCTTCGGAAGGAGTCGCTCAACAGCCGGCTCCTGGCCGCACTGCGGCCACTGGCCCCAAAGGACGTGCAGATCGATGTCTTCGACGGGCTCGGCGATCTGCCGCTGTACAACCAGGACCTCGATGTCCGGGACGGCGTCCCGGAACCGGTCCGGCGTTGGCGCACGGCGATCAGCGAGGCGGACGGACTGCTCCTCGTCTCGCCGGAGTACAACGGATCCATTCCGGGTGTGGTCAAGAACGCGATCGACTGGGCCTCGCGCCCGGTCGTCAAGTCAGCGCTGGCCGGCAAGTGCGTGGTGACCATGGCGGCCACCCCCGGACGCGGCCTGGGCCGGGGTGGCCTGGCCGATCTCGGCCGGGTGCTGCACGACTGCCACGCGCACGTGATCAGCGGACCGTGGGTGGTACTGACCGAGGCCGGCGACAAACTCAGCGATGCCGAAGACGAGAAGAGCGGGACGGTCGTGCCCACGATTTTGGACCCGGTGACCCGTGCCATCGCCTCGGCTCAGCTCGTCGCGCTGACCGAGGCGATCAAGGGCGGTGCCGGGGAGCACGCGGCTGCTCCGCTGCGTGCCTACTTCGCCGCTGTCCGCCCGCAGAGCTAG